From the Micromonospora sediminicola genome, one window contains:
- a CDS encoding glycoside hydrolase family 65 protein, with the protein MSHGGWRIRRTSADLDRLGETESVFALANGWVGWRGTLDEGQPYGMPGSYLNGFHEQHELSYPEGGYAFPERSDTVISAPNAALVRLWVDGEPLDLRTGTIRRHHRELDLRAGVVRRETEWVSPGGRGVRVVSTRLVSLPRRPVAAVDWTVEPLDGPVPVRICSDLLANERVPERADDPRAASVIHDPLTAETGRHDGTDGVLVHRTEHSGQRVAVAVAHRVAAPDDTATDAELTGDRFRLALTGPLRPGERIRVTKFAAYECADVDGTPADELADLVVAEADAARADGFDALLDAQRAALDAAWATADVELAGDPELEQAVRFAVFHLIQSGRADGDRTIPAKGLTGNGYDGHVLWDTEGYVLPVLTYLAPELTRSALRWRHAHLPEARERAAELRLTGATFPWRTLGGRECSGYWPAGSAGLHVNADVADAVLRYVAATGDTAFLAECGAEVLVETARLWHGYGHWDDAGAFHLTGVTGPDEYSALVDDNIFTNLMARRNLRGAADAVQRCPEVADRLGVDPAEVAGWRAAADAVHVPYDGKRGVHQQSAGFTEQPEWDFAGTGEDDYPLLLHFPYLELYRRQVVKQADLVLAMLRCPGDFTAEEKARNLAYYEARTVRDSSLSASAQAILAAEVGHLDLAYDLLAETAFQDLADLGDKTADGLHLASLAGAWLVVAQGFGGLRDDRGVLSFDPRLPRRITRLVFHLRWHGHRLRVTLTPDTAGYALPDAGPGDAVELWHHGERLRVTGGTPVTRPMPPVPDPGPEPSSPPGRRPARRAQEAAGGD; encoded by the coding sequence CGCGGCACGCTCGACGAGGGCCAGCCGTACGGCATGCCCGGCAGCTATCTCAACGGGTTCCACGAGCAGCACGAGCTGAGCTACCCCGAGGGCGGGTACGCCTTCCCCGAACGCAGCGACACCGTGATCAGTGCCCCCAACGCCGCGCTGGTCCGGCTCTGGGTCGACGGGGAGCCGCTGGACCTGCGCACCGGCACGATCCGGCGGCACCACCGGGAGCTGGACCTGCGGGCTGGGGTGGTGCGCCGGGAGACCGAGTGGGTCTCACCGGGCGGCCGCGGCGTCCGGGTCGTCAGCACCCGGCTGGTCTCGCTGCCCCGCCGACCGGTCGCCGCCGTCGACTGGACGGTCGAGCCGCTGGACGGCCCGGTCCCGGTGCGGATCTGCTCCGACCTGCTCGCCAACGAGCGGGTGCCGGAACGTGCCGACGACCCCCGGGCGGCCTCGGTGATCCACGACCCGCTCACCGCCGAGACCGGCCGGCACGACGGCACCGACGGCGTGCTGGTGCACCGGACCGAACACAGCGGCCAGCGGGTCGCGGTGGCGGTCGCGCACCGGGTCGCGGCCCCCGACGACACGGCCACCGACGCCGAGCTGACCGGTGACCGGTTCCGGCTGGCGCTCACCGGTCCGCTGCGCCCGGGTGAGCGGATCCGGGTCACCAAGTTCGCCGCGTACGAGTGCGCGGACGTGGACGGCACCCCGGCCGACGAACTGGCCGACCTGGTCGTCGCGGAGGCGGATGCGGCCCGGGCCGACGGGTTCGACGCCCTGCTCGACGCGCAACGGGCCGCCCTCGACGCGGCCTGGGCCACCGCCGACGTCGAGCTGGCCGGCGACCCGGAACTGGAGCAGGCGGTCCGCTTCGCGGTGTTCCACCTGATCCAGTCCGGCCGGGCCGACGGCGACCGCACCATCCCGGCGAAGGGCCTGACCGGCAACGGCTACGACGGGCACGTGCTCTGGGACACCGAGGGGTACGTGCTGCCGGTGCTGACGTACCTGGCGCCCGAGCTGACCCGCTCGGCGCTGCGGTGGCGGCACGCCCACCTGCCCGAGGCCCGGGAGCGCGCGGCCGAGTTGCGGCTGACCGGGGCGACCTTCCCGTGGCGGACGCTCGGCGGCCGTGAGTGCTCCGGGTACTGGCCGGCCGGCAGCGCCGGCCTGCACGTCAACGCGGACGTCGCGGACGCGGTGCTGCGCTACGTCGCGGCCACCGGGGACACCGCGTTCCTCGCCGAGTGCGGCGCCGAGGTGCTCGTCGAGACCGCCCGGCTGTGGCACGGCTACGGCCACTGGGACGACGCCGGCGCCTTCCACCTGACCGGCGTCACCGGACCGGACGAGTACTCGGCCCTGGTCGACGACAACATCTTCACCAACCTGATGGCCCGGCGGAACCTGCGCGGCGCCGCCGACGCCGTCCAGCGGTGCCCGGAGGTGGCCGACCGGCTCGGCGTCGACCCGGCCGAGGTGGCCGGCTGGCGGGCCGCCGCCGACGCGGTCCACGTCCCGTACGACGGCAAGCGCGGCGTGCACCAGCAGTCGGCCGGCTTCACCGAGCAGCCGGAGTGGGACTTCGCCGGCACCGGCGAGGACGACTACCCGCTGCTGCTGCACTTCCCCTACCTGGAGCTGTACCGCAGGCAGGTGGTCAAGCAGGCCGACCTGGTCCTGGCCATGCTGCGCTGCCCCGGCGACTTCACCGCCGAGGAGAAGGCCCGCAACCTGGCCTACTACGAGGCCCGCACGGTCCGCGACTCGTCGCTGTCCGCGTCCGCGCAGGCGATCCTCGCCGCCGAGGTCGGCCACCTCGACCTGGCGTACGACCTGCTCGCCGAGACGGCGTTCCAGGACCTGGCCGACCTGGGCGACAAGACCGCCGACGGGCTGCACCTGGCGTCCCTGGCCGGGGCGTGGCTGGTGGTGGCGCAGGGCTTCGGCGGGCTGCGCGACGACCGGGGCGTGCTCTCCTTCGACCCGCGGCTGCCCCGCCGGATCACCCGGCTGGTGTTCCACCTGCGCTGGCACGGGCACCGGCTGCGGGTCACGCTCACCCCGGACACGGCCGGCTACGCGCTGCCCGACGCCGGCCCGGGCGACGCGGTCGAGTTGTGGCACCACGGCGAGCGGCTGCGCGTCACCGGCGGCACGCCGGTCACCCGCCCGATGCCGCCGGTGCCGGACCCCGGCCCCGAGCCGTCCTCCCCGCCCGGCCGTCGCCCCGCCCGGCGCGCTCAGGAGGCGGCGGGCGGCGACTGA
- a CDS encoding FHA domain-containing protein yields the protein MTGGWFEVHGTGPVRLVPLSPDALTIGRAPDNELPIDDRQVSRLHALVERFPSGWIIRDLGSTNGTTVNGAPLRDARTLHDGDRVGIGPARLVFRAPAKHGTNTLAVEPPPAPPALTRRERELLDVLCRPYSDGGLAFTEPPSVRVLAGALGVSESAVKKHLTRLYDKFDLVSNDDRRRARLAAEAVRRGATG from the coding sequence ATGACCGGCGGCTGGTTCGAGGTGCACGGGACCGGTCCGGTCCGGCTGGTCCCGCTCAGCCCGGACGCGCTGACCATCGGTCGCGCGCCGGACAACGAGCTGCCCATCGACGACCGCCAGGTGTCCCGGCTGCACGCGTTGGTCGAGCGTTTCCCCTCCGGCTGGATCATCCGTGACCTGGGCAGCACCAACGGCACCACGGTCAACGGCGCCCCGCTGCGCGACGCGCGCACCCTGCACGACGGGGACCGGGTGGGGATCGGGCCGGCGCGGCTGGTGTTCCGCGCGCCGGCGAAGCACGGCACGAACACGCTCGCGGTCGAGCCACCGCCCGCGCCACCGGCCCTGACCCGCCGGGAGCGGGAGCTGCTCGACGTGCTCTGCCGCCCGTATTCGGACGGTGGCCTGGCGTTCACCGAGCCGCCGTCGGTGCGGGTGCTGGCCGGCGCGCTGGGCGTGAGCGAGAGCGCGGTCAAGAAGCACCTGACCCGCCTCTACGACAAGTTCGACCTGGTCAGCAACGACGACCGACGGCGGGCCCGGCTGGCCGCGGAGGCGGTGCGCCGGGGCGCGACCGGTTGA
- a CDS encoding SAM-dependent methyltransferase — protein MTEAETRPNVARMYDYYLGGCHNFAADRAAAEEVLKIFPDTGVAAQTNRAFLRRAVRWAAEQGIRQFLDVGAGLPTQGNVHEVVRAVAPDARVVYVDHDEVAVAYARRLLPTDGRTVVLRGDLRRPDEMLADPLLRATVDLTEPVALLLVAVLHFVPDADDPWAAVARLRDATARGSMLAVSHLTLDGAPPLPAQAGTAVYRRSSAPLVPRTHAEVARFLDGYDVVEPGLVRLADWRPDGEPRAAVSHGYGGVGVRR, from the coding sequence GTGACGGAGGCCGAGACGCGACCCAACGTCGCCCGGATGTACGACTACTACCTGGGTGGCTGCCACAACTTCGCCGCCGACCGGGCCGCCGCCGAGGAGGTCCTGAAGATCTTCCCGGACACCGGCGTGGCGGCCCAGACCAACCGCGCGTTCCTGCGCCGGGCCGTGCGCTGGGCGGCCGAGCAGGGGATACGCCAGTTCCTCGACGTCGGGGCCGGCCTGCCCACCCAGGGCAACGTGCACGAGGTGGTCCGTGCGGTCGCCCCCGACGCCCGGGTGGTCTACGTCGACCACGACGAGGTGGCCGTGGCGTACGCCCGGCGGCTGCTGCCCACCGACGGCCGCACCGTGGTGCTACGGGGCGACCTGCGGCGGCCGGACGAGATGCTGGCCGACCCGCTGCTGCGCGCCACCGTCGACCTGACCGAGCCGGTGGCACTGCTGCTGGTGGCGGTGCTGCACTTCGTGCCGGACGCGGACGACCCGTGGGCGGCCGTGGCGCGACTGCGGGACGCCACCGCCCGGGGCAGCATGCTCGCGGTCTCCCACCTGACCCTGGACGGCGCGCCGCCGCTGCCCGCCCAGGCCGGCACGGCGGTCTACCGGCGCAGCAGCGCGCCGCTGGTCCCCCGCACCCACGCCGAGGTGGCCCGCTTCCTCGACGGCTACGACGTGGTCGAGCCCGGCCTGGTCCGGTTGGCCGACTGGCGGCCGGACGGCGAGCCCCGGGCCGCCGTGTCGCACGGCTACGGCGGCGTCGGCGTCCGCCGCTGA
- a CDS encoding RNA polymerase sigma-70 factor, with protein sequence MAEPATEDFLAHRNLLFTVAYEMLGSAADAEDVVQETWLRWAGVDLDEVRDRRAYLVRITTRQALSRLRALGRRKESYVGSWLPEPLLTTPDVADDVALADSVSMAMLLVLETLTPTERAVFVLREVFDVGYDEIAATVDRSPATVRQIAHRARAHVAARRPRQSVSAAETRDALDAFRRAVETGDLRSLLAVLAEDVVLVGDGGGIKQAVPRPVTGVDKVARLLAGGWGRVAPVASMEPAQVNGYPALVVRLHGELDTVVAVRLDDGRISGLYAVRNPEKLSHMTRENTLRR encoded by the coding sequence GGAGCCGGCCACCGAGGACTTCCTCGCCCACCGGAACCTGCTCTTCACCGTCGCGTACGAGATGCTCGGCTCGGCCGCCGACGCCGAGGACGTGGTGCAGGAGACCTGGCTGCGGTGGGCCGGCGTCGACCTCGACGAGGTACGGGACCGGCGCGCCTACCTGGTGCGGATCACCACCCGCCAGGCGCTGTCCCGGTTGCGCGCGCTGGGCCGCCGCAAGGAGTCGTACGTCGGGTCGTGGCTGCCCGAGCCGCTGCTCACCACGCCCGACGTGGCCGACGACGTGGCCCTGGCCGACAGCGTGTCGATGGCGATGCTGCTCGTGCTGGAGACGCTCACCCCGACCGAGCGGGCCGTGTTCGTGCTGCGGGAGGTCTTCGACGTCGGGTACGACGAGATCGCCGCGACGGTCGACCGGAGCCCGGCCACGGTCCGGCAGATCGCCCACCGGGCCCGGGCCCACGTCGCGGCGCGCCGGCCCCGCCAGTCCGTGTCCGCGGCCGAGACCCGCGACGCGCTCGACGCGTTCCGGCGGGCGGTCGAGACGGGTGACCTCCGGTCGCTGCTCGCCGTGCTCGCCGAGGACGTGGTGCTGGTCGGCGACGGCGGCGGGATCAAGCAGGCCGTCCCGCGCCCGGTCACCGGCGTGGACAAGGTGGCCCGGCTGCTGGCCGGCGGCTGGGGCCGGGTCGCACCCGTGGCCTCGATGGAACCCGCGCAGGTCAACGGCTATCCGGCGCTCGTCGTCCGGCTCCACGGCGAGCTGGACACGGTCGTGGCGGTCCGCCTCGACGACGGCCGGATCAGCGGGCTCTACGCGGTGCGCAACCCGGAGAAGCTGTCGCACATGACCCGGGAGAACACCCTGCGCCGGTGA
- a CDS encoding serine/threonine-protein kinase, translating to MVHSEQPVTPGPEVDLGIAGCADAIEVGRGGFGVVYRAWQADYSRWVAVKVLAADWAGPSRARFERELRTLGRLSGHPHIVTLHQAGRTAAGNPYLLMAYEEGGSLGDRLRAGTAGDWRTAVAGGIAVAGALETAHRAGVLHRDVKPENILVSGYGEPKLADFGQARPDAERAGSRATVTASVLHTAPEVLRGEPASVASDVYALASTVLHWIRGAPPFAPADGEPTPSLLRRIAVDPPPDTRPLGVPDEVCAALDRALAKKPARRPGSVAEFAADLRAAQAAAGLPVTSFVLGDVSADPAPPPAAPADRPRSLSARRRAALALSATVTSPTGVRGRALRRSAGLAVAVAAVLATGYAQAPPTPAPVALPDRLALGELTMHAQSDERMVQVRNRSDHPVTLGPVAVTGPSRGALRITSDGCGTSRLAPGEGCAVGLVAVPREAGPLRAVLEVTVADRRFGTPISGTAAPRRAVQDDAPPGRCYADAHQVGASAYGYAGGLRAISVKQYWSPSCRTAMAYVWV from the coding sequence ATGGTCCACAGCGAGCAGCCGGTGACGCCCGGCCCGGAGGTCGACCTGGGGATCGCCGGCTGCGCCGACGCGATCGAGGTCGGCCGGGGCGGCTTCGGTGTGGTCTACCGGGCCTGGCAGGCCGACTACTCCCGCTGGGTCGCGGTGAAGGTGCTCGCCGCCGACTGGGCCGGACCGTCCCGCGCCCGCTTCGAACGGGAGCTGCGCACCCTCGGCCGGCTCTCCGGCCACCCGCACATCGTCACCCTGCACCAGGCCGGCCGCACCGCCGCCGGGAACCCGTACCTGCTGATGGCGTACGAGGAGGGCGGCTCGCTCGGCGACCGGTTGCGCGCCGGGACGGCCGGTGACTGGCGGACGGCCGTCGCCGGCGGGATCGCGGTGGCCGGCGCGCTGGAGACCGCGCACCGGGCCGGCGTGCTGCACCGCGACGTGAAACCGGAGAACATCCTGGTCTCCGGCTACGGCGAGCCGAAGCTCGCCGACTTCGGCCAGGCCCGCCCGGACGCCGAGCGCGCCGGCTCCCGCGCCACGGTCACCGCCAGCGTGCTGCACACGGCCCCGGAGGTGCTGCGCGGCGAGCCGGCTTCGGTCGCCTCCGACGTCTACGCGCTGGCCTCGACCGTGCTGCACTGGATCCGTGGCGCGCCGCCGTTCGCCCCGGCCGACGGCGAGCCCACCCCGTCCCTGCTGCGCCGGATCGCCGTCGACCCGCCCCCGGACACGCGCCCGCTCGGCGTACCCGACGAGGTGTGCGCGGCGCTGGACCGCGCGCTGGCCAAGAAGCCCGCGCGGCGACCGGGATCGGTGGCGGAGTTCGCCGCCGACCTGCGTGCGGCGCAGGCGGCGGCCGGCCTGCCGGTGACCTCGTTCGTCCTGGGTGACGTGTCCGCCGACCCGGCGCCGCCGCCGGCCGCGCCGGCCGACCGGCCCCGGTCGCTGTCGGCCCGCCGCCGCGCGGCCCTCGCGCTCTCCGCCACCGTGACCAGTCCCACCGGGGTACGCGGGCGCGCGCTGCGCCGGTCGGCCGGGCTGGCGGTCGCGGTGGCGGCCGTGCTGGCCACCGGGTACGCGCAGGCGCCGCCGACGCCCGCGCCGGTGGCCCTGCCGGACCGGCTGGCGCTCGGAGAGCTGACCATGCACGCGCAGTCGGACGAGCGGATGGTGCAGGTCCGCAACCGCAGCGACCACCCGGTGACGCTCGGCCCGGTGGCGGTGACCGGCCCGTCCCGGGGCGCGCTGCGGATTACCTCGGACGGGTGCGGGACGAGCCGACTCGCCCCCGGCGAGGGGTGTGCGGTCGGGCTGGTCGCGGTGCCCCGGGAGGCGGGGCCGCTGCGGGCGGTGCTGGAGGTGACCGTGGCCGATCGACGGTTCGGCACCCCCATCTCCGGCACGGCCGCGCCGCGCCGGGCCGTCCAGGACGACGCCCCGCCGGGCCGCTGCTACGCCGACGCCCACCAGGTCGGCGCGTCGGCCTACGGCTACGCCGGGGGCCTGCGGGCCATCTCGGTCAAGCAGTACTGGTCGCCGAGTTGCCGGACCGCGATGGCGTACGTGTGGGTGTGA